A single Tenacibaculum sp. Bg11-29 DNA region contains:
- the tssO gene encoding type VI secretion system TssO: protein MKTDALDESFWRRIKFILLFTLSIILLYILQTKFVMKIPAVNNGELLKTIGNYEKIIQKQNEYTEKVKKINEELKVMKFDIHQVQKKDEINKKIFEVRSVYKENKMNSKYFFGIQSANILQIYFDTREEYSSMKKNKKIIMDNLNECKANI, encoded by the coding sequence ATGAAAACAGATGCATTAGATGAATCTTTTTGGAGAAGGATAAAATTTATATTACTATTTACTTTGTCAATTATTCTATTATATATTTTGCAAACAAAATTTGTAATGAAAATACCTGCGGTTAATAATGGTGAGTTATTAAAAACAATAGGTAATTATGAAAAAATTATACAAAAGCAAAATGAATATACCGAAAAAGTAAAAAAGATTAATGAAGAATTAAAAGTAATGAAGTTTGATATACATCAGGTGCAAAAAAAAGATGAAATAAATAAAAAAATATTTGAAGTTAGATCTGTGTATAAAGAAAATAAAATGAATTCGAAATACTTTTTTGGAATTCAGTCTGCTAATATTTTGCAAATATATTTTGATACACGAGAAGAGTATAGCTCTATGAAAAAGAACAAAAAAATTATAATGGATAACCTTAATGAATGTAAGGCTAATATTTAA
- the tssR gene encoding type VI secretion system protein TssR domain-containing protein has product MMHLMYKKKKRFNTFTICFLGLFLSLLSGVVTPAFGQVKNYTTVKKRIKNSFNFEKTKDKPGRQNIDESVYKVFSDRAENLVYLDPYSQKSGENQDFLTPYYVLGQKNDHLKIATAAPEILGKPKGMFSFIFGDNYSFKEGKSVKYVGWIHKNNVIHYAHSKLSRCNYKPLRYVIGVHDVKTLYNSAKFVEKDTVHLFNDPLFKEKSAKKLMLNQFVFLYKYSVDKKAALVSNLANLKLKDSTARTMGWIPEFLLKKIGQQQVYAVNNLDSLSFLGKTKKDKEHISKGEVGDAFIFDVSKHHKRSKQVTDSVWAAVPLNVWDHRDNKLINVDGEDVLIRKLKDIKRDNKKINFHYVFDCGKDLKKKQLLLMSSLQKIWILISSEEKYKGYEFTFSASSYGCGKFYALPKTKSFSLWIDYLQNIFLDVNNEVVSEVNTGGIAQCFEYAIRDIPAQSFMNNIIIVSGEKRFFTPPNIKEITQKLGETSSRIIFYQLESKVDDQHQDYILQSKDILSKVSTSHASFIRSFIVENDLIKNKNTFTNIPAVDNIYLYDAPDNSTYQGGITFPRINKVLSATSFDKTLDSVLSKTIHFNAVFTGSLEYHAKRLGFLRSKSGNKIKEMILNDSTYANNLGTLPRNYMFEKYYKNKKYTQKDNPNAVLGYLLSKEELELVIDGYKSLIPLYSKEVKRKDRKRLFRIYRKNSRLINKNLFVKILRRRNYMADLVYIKTGMPVNSAFLLKTKIKHIKRKGKTSHVDFASIMKELRKKITILEETLSNKKTKKYKDGSKKEYYFISNNQIL; this is encoded by the coding sequence ATGATGCATTTAATGTATAAGAAAAAGAAGCGTTTTAACACTTTTACGATATGTTTTTTAGGGCTGTTTTTAAGCCTCTTATCAGGTGTTGTAACGCCTGCTTTTGGGCAGGTTAAGAATTACACGACTGTTAAAAAAAGGATAAAAAATAGCTTTAACTTTGAAAAAACAAAAGATAAACCAGGAAGACAAAATATCGATGAAAGTGTTTATAAAGTGTTTTCAGATAGAGCAGAAAATCTTGTTTATTTAGACCCATATTCGCAAAAATCAGGAGAAAATCAAGATTTTTTAACCCCATATTACGTCTTAGGTCAAAAAAATGATCATTTAAAAATAGCAACAGCAGCCCCTGAAATACTTGGTAAGCCAAAAGGAATGTTCTCTTTTATATTTGGCGATAACTATAGTTTTAAAGAGGGTAAAAGCGTAAAATATGTAGGCTGGATTCATAAAAACAATGTAATACACTATGCACACTCAAAACTAAGTAGATGTAATTACAAACCGTTACGTTATGTTATAGGGGTACATGATGTTAAAACGTTGTATAATAGTGCAAAATTTGTTGAAAAAGATACAGTACATCTATTTAACGACCCTTTATTTAAAGAGAAGAGTGCTAAAAAACTAATGCTAAATCAGTTTGTTTTTTTGTATAAATATAGTGTTGATAAAAAAGCAGCATTGGTTTCTAATTTGGCAAACCTTAAGTTAAAAGACTCTACCGCTAGAACAATGGGTTGGATTCCTGAGTTTTTATTAAAAAAAATAGGACAACAACAAGTATATGCTGTAAATAATTTAGATTCTTTATCTTTTTTAGGGAAAACAAAAAAAGATAAGGAACACATAAGTAAAGGTGAAGTAGGAGATGCATTTATATTTGATGTATCTAAACATCATAAAAGGTCGAAACAAGTAACAGATTCTGTATGGGCTGCAGTACCTTTAAATGTTTGGGATCACAGAGATAATAAACTTATAAATGTAGATGGAGAAGATGTTTTAATTAGAAAATTAAAAGATATAAAAAGAGATAATAAAAAAATTAACTTTCATTATGTTTTTGATTGCGGAAAAGATTTAAAGAAAAAACAACTCTTATTAATGAGTTCGTTGCAAAAAATATGGATATTAATTTCTTCAGAAGAAAAGTATAAAGGATACGAATTTACCTTTAGCGCAAGTTCATATGGCTGTGGTAAATTTTATGCCTTGCCAAAAACAAAATCTTTTTCGTTATGGATTGATTACCTTCAAAATATATTTTTAGATGTAAATAATGAAGTAGTTTCCGAAGTAAATACGGGAGGAATAGCGCAATGTTTTGAGTATGCAATTAGAGACATACCTGCGCAAAGTTTTATGAATAATATTATAATTGTTTCTGGTGAGAAACGTTTTTTTACGCCACCTAATATTAAAGAAATTACCCAGAAATTAGGTGAAACATCATCTAGAATTATTTTTTATCAATTAGAGAGCAAAGTTGACGATCAACATCAAGATTATATATTACAATCCAAAGATATTTTAAGTAAAGTAAGTACGAGTCATGCTAGCTTTATAAGATCATTTATTGTAGAAAATGATTTGATTAAAAATAAAAATACATTTACAAATATACCAGCTGTAGATAACATTTATTTATATGATGCGCCAGATAATAGTACTTACCAAGGAGGTATTACGTTTCCTCGAATAAACAAAGTATTATCGGCAACATCTTTTGATAAAACATTAGATTCAGTACTAAGCAAAACAATACACTTTAATGCTGTATTTACCGGTTCTTTAGAATACCATGCTAAAAGATTAGGATTTCTTAGAAGTAAATCTGGTAATAAAATAAAAGAAATGATTTTGAACGACAGTACCTATGCTAATAATTTAGGGACGTTGCCAAGAAATTATATGTTTGAAAAATATTATAAGAACAAAAAATATACGCAAAAAGACAATCCGAATGCTGTGCTAGGGTATTTACTTAGCAAGGAAGAATTAGAACTTGTTATAGATGGATATAAATCGTTAATACCACTGTATTCTAAAGAAGTAAAAAGAAAAGATAGAAAACGATTGTTTCGTATATATAGAAAAAACAGTAGACTTATTAATAAAAACCTGTTTGTAAAAATCTTAAGAAGAAGAAATTACATGGCAGATTTAGTTTATATAAAAACAGGGATGCCTGTAAATAGTGCGTTTTTATTAAAAACTAAAATCAAACACATTAAACGAAAAGGAAAAACTTCACATGTTGATTTTGCTAGCATAATGAAAGAGCTAAGAAAAAAAATAACGATTTTAGAAGAAACACTATCAAATAAGAAAACGAAAAAGTATAAAGACGGTAGTAAAAAAGAATATTATTTTATTTCAAACAATCAAATTCTTTAA
- a CDS encoding PKD domain-containing protein yields the protein MRFNKKIILIILALAVIITLIIAVLLPNKSAIDTIDFSIYDSNGNYHYEVKEKLNFSVNDSLDFKNRDMVWHMGNGDTIMRSHDVNYIYNKKGKYRVTLEVDSKFKMSKFIEVISLKKEKAIDSLPVIHGVDVGYVGEELVFSSYSPGVKSWYWEFGETGTVDAYKGQVIYVYKKPGIYNVKLKTNTTKYPVSHLIQILPLFEAIEESEHLDSLSMAQEDIKRRLQTIADASINNKRDYYKSLKHIENRYTCNQGDEVIIVINGARYNDLYSYCQGLHYLEGKGKKTVIINEVAIDTFNCVKKIQVTQSIINQ from the coding sequence ATGAGGTTTAATAAAAAAATCATATTAATAATACTCGCACTTGCTGTAATCATAACATTAATTATAGCGGTATTGTTACCAAATAAATCAGCCATTGATACAATAGATTTTTCGATATATGACTCTAATGGAAATTATCACTACGAGGTAAAAGAAAAATTAAACTTTTCAGTAAATGATAGTTTAGATTTTAAAAATAGAGATATGGTATGGCATATGGGTAACGGTGATACAATAATGCGATCACATGATGTTAATTATATCTACAATAAAAAAGGAAAGTACCGTGTAACGCTAGAGGTAGACTCTAAATTTAAAATGTCTAAGTTTATAGAAGTAATATCATTAAAAAAGGAAAAAGCAATAGATTCTCTTCCTGTAATTCATGGTGTAGATGTTGGATATGTAGGAGAAGAACTTGTATTTTCATCGTATAGTCCAGGTGTAAAATCTTGGTATTGGGAATTTGGAGAAACAGGTACAGTAGATGCTTATAAAGGTCAGGTGATTTATGTTTATAAAAAGCCAGGGATATATAATGTGAAGCTAAAAACAAACACTACAAAATACCCTGTTAGCCATTTAATTCAAATTTTGCCATTATTTGAAGCAATTGAAGAATCGGAACATTTAGATTCTTTATCAATGGCACAAGAAGATATTAAAAGAAGATTGCAAACGATAGCAGATGCCTCTATAAATAATAAACGAGACTATTATAAAAGTTTAAAACATATAGAAAATAGATATACTTGTAACCAAGGAGATGAGGTAATTATAGTGATTAACGGAGCTCGATATAATGATTTGTATAGTTATTGTCAAGGATTACATTATTTAGAAGGTAAAGGTAAAAAAACCGTAATTATTAATGAAGTAGCAATAGATACTTTTAATTGCGTAAAAAAAATACAAGTAACACAAAGCATAATTAATCAATGA
- a CDS encoding type VI secretion system TssO: protein MKPLNYKKRRASQLRFLLVFSITLTLLFCSSLFAIYTGEKGINVLEKKHSEYNDIFEKQAFISFKIDEMTKYLYRLKNKKRTLGEHKQFQGLISNMRTDVENEIKNTTSDVEYQFQLYIELLRQIKEIQEVVDDYENESEEYLYNKELLEKCREKYRSEGGKSKK, encoded by the coding sequence GTGAAACCTTTAAATTATAAAAAAAGAAGAGCTTCTCAATTGCGATTTTTGCTGGTTTTTTCAATAACACTTACACTACTTTTTTGTAGTAGTTTATTTGCAATCTATACAGGGGAAAAAGGAATAAATGTTTTAGAAAAAAAACATTCAGAGTATAATGATATTTTCGAAAAACAAGCATTTATATCTTTTAAAATAGATGAAATGACGAAGTATTTGTATCGATTGAAAAATAAAAAAAGAACACTGGGGGAACATAAACAATTTCAGGGGTTAATATCTAATATGAGAACTGATGTTGAAAATGAAATTAAAAATACAACATCAGATGTAGAATATCAGTTCCAATTATATATAGAATTGCTAAGGCAAATAAAAGAGATTCAGGAAGTGGTAGATGATTATGAAAACGAATCTGAAGAATATCTATATAACAAAGAGCTGTTAGAAAAATGTAGAGAGAAGTATAGGTCAGAAGGAGGTAAGTCAAAAAAATAA